A genomic region of Gemmata massiliana contains the following coding sequences:
- a CDS encoding M20/M25/M40 family metallo-hydrolase, whose protein sequence is MKFDTTAAVQRLVRFLGINAITGHEAPIGKELVAALKEVGVPAKAISFDDAHTRIPEPTPIGNLIVKLPGTGKKSAKPILFMTHMDTVPLCAGAKPKVVGKRVVNELEGTTALGGDNRTGCAVLVTLAAELIKQNLPHPPITMLFTVREESGLFGAKHLNPADLSGPTVGFNFDGRRAADVITGAIGADRWTVDIRGKAAHAGVAPEKGISATMVLALAMAEVHAGGWFGKVVKDGREGTSNVGWVGTTDGKSAGDATNVVTDFVHVKGESRSHDAKFVRDITAAFKAAFTNAVSKVKDHEGRTAKVKFTSRLDYVPFRLKPDAPVIKLAEAAVRAIGLEPNLRVTNGGLDANWMVKHGIPTVTFGAGQNEIHTVKEFVDLTEFESGCRLALALATAE, encoded by the coding sequence ATCAAGTTCGATACCACAGCCGCGGTCCAGCGGCTCGTGCGGTTCCTCGGGATCAACGCGATCACCGGGCACGAAGCGCCCATCGGAAAGGAACTGGTCGCGGCGCTGAAGGAAGTCGGTGTCCCGGCAAAGGCCATCAGCTTCGACGATGCCCACACGCGCATCCCGGAACCGACGCCGATCGGCAACCTCATCGTGAAGTTACCCGGCACCGGTAAGAAGAGCGCGAAGCCGATCCTGTTCATGACGCACATGGACACGGTTCCACTGTGCGCTGGGGCGAAGCCGAAGGTGGTCGGCAAGCGCGTGGTGAACGAACTCGAAGGCACCACCGCGCTTGGCGGCGACAACCGCACCGGGTGCGCGGTGCTGGTCACGCTCGCGGCCGAACTCATCAAGCAGAATCTCCCGCACCCGCCGATCACGATGCTGTTCACGGTGCGCGAGGAGAGCGGGCTGTTCGGCGCGAAGCACCTGAACCCGGCGGACCTCAGCGGGCCGACCGTGGGCTTCAACTTCGACGGGCGCCGCGCCGCGGACGTCATCACCGGCGCCATCGGTGCCGATCGCTGGACCGTGGACATTCGCGGGAAAGCGGCCCACGCGGGTGTGGCCCCCGAGAAGGGCATCTCCGCGACGATGGTTCTCGCGCTGGCAATGGCCGAGGTCCACGCGGGCGGGTGGTTCGGCAAAGTGGTGAAGGACGGGCGCGAGGGAACGAGCAACGTCGGCTGGGTCGGTACCACCGATGGCAAGAGTGCCGGCGACGCGACCAACGTGGTCACCGATTTCGTCCACGTGAAAGGCGAGAGCCGCAGCCACGACGCGAAGTTCGTGCGCGACATCACGGCCGCGTTCAAGGCCGCGTTCACCAACGCCGTGTCGAAGGTGAAGGACCACGAGGGTCGCACCGCGAAAGTGAAATTCACCTCGCGCCTGGACTACGTCCCGTTCCGACTGAAGCCCGACGCACCGGTCATCAAACTGGCCGAGGCCGCGGTCCGCGCGATCGGCCTTGAGCCGAACCTGCGCGTCACCAACGGTGGGTTGGATGCGAATTGGATGGTCAAGCACGGCATCCCGACCGTGACCTTCGGCGCCGGGCAGAACGAGATTCACACGGTGAAAGAGTTCGTGGACCTGACCGAGTTCGAGAGCGGGTGCCGCCTGGCACTCGCACTGGCAACCGCAGAGTAA
- a CDS encoding general stress protein — translation MKKATANAVVGVFYTRSEAESAIRDLRDAGFADSTIGMIARDAEGNMVNERNNETLAGEGAAAGAVIGAGAGALVGLGVLAGTIPVIGPVLAVGTLGTVLLNAAGGAAILGLVGALIGVGIPEDDARYYESEVHGGRFLVTVEAGNRQAEAWTVLHRAGGYNRTTPALNASV, via the coding sequence ATGAAGAAGGCAACAGCGAACGCCGTGGTCGGCGTCTTCTACACCCGCTCGGAAGCAGAATCGGCGATCCGCGACCTGCGCGATGCAGGATTCGCGGACAGCACGATCGGCATGATCGCACGCGACGCCGAAGGCAATATGGTGAACGAGCGGAACAACGAAACGCTCGCCGGTGAGGGGGCCGCGGCCGGTGCGGTCATCGGGGCTGGGGCCGGAGCACTCGTGGGATTGGGTGTGCTCGCGGGCACCATTCCGGTGATTGGTCCGGTCCTCGCGGTCGGTACGTTGGGCACAGTGTTGCTCAACGCGGCCGGTGGCGCTGCGATTCTGGGGTTGGTCGGCGCGCTGATCGGCGTCGGCATCCCGGAAGACGACGCTCGATACTACGAGTCCGAAGTTCACGGCGGACGGTTCCTCGTGACCGTGGAAGCCGGGAACCGGCAAGCCGAAGCGTGGACAGTCCTGCACCGGGCAGGCGGCTACAACCGCACCACTCCGGCGCTCAACGCTTCGGTGTAA
- the accC gene encoding acetyl-CoA carboxylase biotin carboxylase subunit, whose product MFNRILVANRGEIALRVIRACHDLNIEAVAVYSEADRGAPWLDHADQTVCIGPAVSAESYLKIPRIIAAAEKTGSQAIHPGYGFLSENSRFAEQCRASGIEFIGPSVDAMDRLGNKDKSKTVARAAKVPTVPGSDGLIESEDEAKRFARNVGYPVLVKASAGGGGRGMRVARDEAELVTGLAAARAEAEAAFKDGSVFLEKYLDRPRHVEVQLVGDQHGNVIHLFERDCSLQRRHQKLVEESPSPNLPDKVRQEMCTAAVRLAKEAKYYNAGTCEFLVDQQNNFYFIEVNARVQVEHPVTELVTGVDIIREQIRVAAGEKLSYAQKDIQQRGCAIEVRINAEDPANDFRGSPGVVKTWRPPGGPGVRLDSHVCAGYRVPSNYDSMVAKLLVHQPTRAEAFAVMRRCLREFVVEGIHTTIPILKTIFDNPQFIEGKVDTTFIERVLLPRTA is encoded by the coding sequence ATGTTCAACCGGATTCTTGTCGCCAACCGCGGGGAGATCGCGCTGCGGGTGATCCGCGCGTGTCACGATCTCAACATCGAGGCGGTCGCGGTCTATTCGGAAGCCGATCGCGGCGCGCCGTGGTTGGACCACGCCGACCAGACCGTGTGCATCGGCCCGGCCGTCTCCGCCGAGAGCTATCTTAAGATCCCGCGGATCATCGCCGCGGCCGAAAAGACCGGTTCGCAGGCCATTCACCCCGGTTACGGGTTCCTCTCCGAGAACAGCCGGTTCGCGGAGCAGTGCCGCGCGTCCGGCATCGAATTCATCGGGCCGTCCGTGGACGCGATGGACCGGCTCGGGAACAAAGACAAGTCGAAGACGGTGGCGCGAGCCGCGAAGGTGCCCACCGTCCCGGGGAGCGACGGGTTAATCGAGTCCGAGGACGAGGCGAAGCGGTTCGCCCGGAACGTCGGGTACCCGGTGCTGGTCAAGGCGTCCGCGGGGGGTGGGGGGCGCGGGATGCGCGTCGCCCGTGACGAGGCGGAACTCGTGACCGGGCTGGCCGCGGCGCGGGCCGAGGCCGAGGCCGCGTTCAAAGACGGCAGCGTGTTCCTGGAGAAGTACCTCGATCGCCCCCGGCACGTCGAGGTGCAACTCGTCGGCGACCAGCACGGGAACGTGATTCACCTCTTCGAGCGCGACTGCTCGCTCCAGCGCCGGCACCAGAAGCTGGTGGAAGAGTCGCCGTCGCCGAACCTGCCGGACAAGGTGCGCCAGGAGATGTGTACCGCGGCCGTGCGGCTCGCGAAGGAGGCCAAATATTACAACGCGGGCACCTGCGAGTTCCTCGTGGACCAGCAGAACAACTTCTACTTCATCGAAGTGAACGCCCGCGTGCAGGTGGAGCACCCGGTCACGGAACTGGTGACGGGGGTGGACATCATCCGCGAGCAGATCCGCGTCGCGGCCGGTGAGAAACTCAGCTACGCGCAAAAGGACATCCAGCAGCGCGGGTGCGCGATCGAGGTGCGCATCAACGCGGAAGACCCGGCCAATGACTTCCGCGGGAGCCCCGGTGTGGTAAAGACCTGGCGCCCGCCGGGCGGCCCGGGCGTGCGGCTCGACTCGCACGTGTGTGCCGGGTACCGCGTGCCGTCGAACTACGACAGCATGGTGGCGAAGTTACTCGTTCACCAGCCGACGCGGGCCGAAGCGTTCGCGGTGATGCGGCGCTGCCTGCGCGAGTTCGTGGTCGAGGGCATTCACACCACGATCCCGATTCTGAAGACCATTTTCGACAACCCACAGTTCATCGAAGGAAAGGTGGACACCACCTTTATTGAGCGTGTGTTATTGCCGCGCACGGCGTAA
- the accB gene encoding acetyl-CoA carboxylase biotin carboxyl carrier protein, with protein MADDKRDAPRPFDVKTVEYLLKLMTEHDLGEVDLTEGEQRIRLRKRAAMVAPPAAPVAYAPAPVAHVAPYPVAHAPGAPAPASAPASAGSAPAAAAASKNYLEIKSPMVGTFYIKPDPKKPDFVTVGAKINAKTVVCTIEAMKTYNPVTADCAGTIAEICVQSGDFVEFGTVLFRVDPS; from the coding sequence GTGGCCGACGACAAACGGGATGCGCCCCGGCCGTTCGATGTCAAGACGGTCGAATACCTCCTGAAGCTCATGACCGAGCACGATCTCGGTGAGGTAGATCTGACGGAGGGGGAACAGCGCATCCGCCTTCGCAAGCGCGCCGCGATGGTCGCCCCGCCAGCCGCTCCGGTGGCTTATGCCCCGGCTCCGGTTGCACACGTGGCCCCGTACCCGGTCGCTCACGCCCCCGGTGCCCCGGCGCCGGCTTCGGCCCCAGCGAGCGCGGGATCAGCACCGGCCGCGGCCGCAGCGTCCAAGAACTACCTCGAGATCAAGTCGCCGATGGTCGGCACGTTCTACATCAAGCCCGACCCGAAGAAGCCCGACTTCGTGACGGTCGGTGCAAAGATCAACGCCAAGACCGTCGTCTGTACGATCGAGGCGATGAAGACGTACAACCCCGTGACCGCCGACTGCGCCGGTACCATCGCCGAAATCTGCGTTCAGAGCGGGGACTTCGTCGAGTTCGGCACCGTTCTGTTCCGGGTCGACCCTTCCTAA